A region from the Bacillota bacterium genome encodes:
- a CDS encoding helix-turn-helix domain-containing protein — MVSLGKRLRMLREERWLTQDDIGKVIGVTKSNISKYELDIIEPNLETLKALAKFYQVSVDFLVGRPDEIREAPTPYGVKEFVTLPILGVIRAGEPLYAEQNIIGYESAPADLVKGGEYFYLRVTGDSMFNPVAGKYIQEGTLVMVRKQDDVDNGEVAVVLINNEEATVKRVYKNNGQVVLHADNTNYAPLIISKGDLKIIGKVVKATFDVL, encoded by the coding sequence ATGGTAAGTCTGGGTAAAAGGTTAAGAATGCTCAGGGAGGAGCGGTGGTTAACTCAAGATGATATTGGCAAGGTAATCGGTGTAACAAAGTCGAATATATCTAAATATGAGCTGGATATCATAGAGCCCAACCTCGAAACATTGAAGGCCCTTGCGAAGTTCTACCAGGTTTCCGTTGACTTTTTGGTTGGACGTCCAGACGAGATTCGTGAAGCGCCCACACCTTATGGGGTTAAGGAGTTTGTTACTTTACCCATATTGGGGGTTATAAGGGCAGGTGAACCGCTTTATGCTGAGCAAAACATAATAGGGTATGAAAGTGCTCCAGCGGATCTAGTTAAGGGCGGCGAATATTTTTATTTGAGGGTCACCGGGGATAGCATGTTTAATCCAGTGGCCGGGAAATACATACAAGAAGGCACGCTAGTTATGGTGCGCAAGCAAGATGATGTAGATAACGGAGAAGTTGCAGTTGTTTTGATTAATAATGAGGAGGCGACTGTAAAGCGGGTATATAAAAATAACGGACAGGTTGTTCTTCACGCTGACAACACCAATTACGCCCCGCTGATTATATCCAAGGGAGACCTTAAAATAATAGGCAAAGTTGTAAAGGCAACTTTTGACGTGCTATAA
- a CDS encoding ribbon-helix-helix protein, CopG family, which yields MKTRKFYIWFDRDGSFETEEGLGWLTGEREPEEMAYTGDCLEVEINPADIQHHAEAQKGEDIHDYLNENEIPYTHMPMHSNVYTGTVIYDMETQEWGLLEDLDTAPTVTHWDGSNTRYHNLVEDRWQEVVEVETDAVCIDRWDGSNMTTGGTGNHAHVYKTTDGRYVLVLSSQWEGSKDTAAIMTATELRGYLVSIDRADEADEILSKEKVVGVQVRLPESLRKDLKKKLLDEGKSIQEFFRQAVEEYLR from the coding sequence ATGAAAACACGGAAATTCTACATCTGGTTTGACAGGGACGGCTCATTCGAGACCGAAGAAGGTTTGGGCTGGTTGACAGGCGAGCGGGAACCGGAAGAAATGGCCTACACTGGCGACTGCCTCGAAGTGGAAATCAACCCGGCCGACATCCAGCACCACGCCGAAGCCCAAAAAGGCGAGGACATCCACGACTATCTCAACGAGAACGAAATCCCTTACACCCACATGCCCATGCACTCCAATGTCTACACAGGCACCGTAATCTACGACATGGAAACCCAAGAGTGGGGCCTGCTTGAGGATTTGGACACCGCCCCGACCGTCACCCATTGGGATGGTAGCAACACCCGGTATCACAACCTGGTCGAGGATAGATGGCAAGAGGTTGTCGAGGTTGAGACTGATGCAGTCTGTATCGACCGCTGGGATGGTAGCAACATGACCACTGGCGGCACCGGCAACCATGCCCATGTCTACAAAACCACTGACGGACGTTATGTCCTGGTCCTGTCCAGCCAGTGGGAAGGTAGCAAGGACACCGCTGCCATCATGACCGCCACTGAGCTGAGAGGCTACCTGGTGAGCATCGACCGGGCTGACGAAGCCGACGAAATTCTTAGCAAAGAGAAGGTTGTTGGTGTGCAGGTCAGGCTACCCGAATCCTTGCGCAAGGATCTCAAGAAGAAGTTGCTCGACGAGGGCAAATCAATCCAAGAGTTTTTCCGCCAGGCGGTGGAGGAATATCTGCGGTAG
- a CDS encoding helix-turn-helix domain-containing protein encodes MYPKLKELRRKNRITVQEMAELLGLQTRGAYYKKESGVHKFSIEEARLIANKLNMPIEEIFLTMRSQKWKLVAALWAVRVKTRHHSKKEGSLMQSHMSLVTQEQFGAVQCDFYQRGEQVWMTREQIGVALDYETPRKAIAKIHERHQDRLDNFSVVDKVTTTDGKAYETYLYSAKGVYEICRWSRQPKADAFMDWVWDVVEKLRTKQAQLVDNSQAQELAAKILLRAVETMMSAKFEEVDRRLAVLEQSSVQSHPGAPEERALETNELDLATLELRHVFNVAKACKQSFYPHSVRPGWEYVGRWDTGRWKYIGFLPHWIRELISSGGNDPDEILRAWRDRGWLKIDKDRQKRLTRTVRVGKLGHKKMVVVKRSAIEKALKATQQGG; translated from the coding sequence ATGTATCCAAAATTGAAAGAGCTTCGCCGCAAAAACAGAATTACAGTCCAGGAAATGGCTGAGTTGCTAGGGCTACAGACTAGGGGCGCTTATTACAAAAAAGAAAGTGGCGTCCATAAGTTTAGCATTGAAGAGGCCAGACTAATTGCAAATAAACTTAACATGCCAATTGAAGAAATTTTTTTGACCATGAGGTCTCAGAAATGGAAACTGGTAGCAGCACTGTGGGCCGTGAGGGTTAAAACCCGACACCATTCAAAAAAGGAGGGAAGTCTAATGCAAAGCCATATGTCACTCGTAACCCAGGAGCAGTTTGGCGCAGTGCAGTGTGACTTTTACCAGCGAGGGGAACAAGTCTGGATGACCAGGGAGCAAATTGGTGTAGCCCTTGATTACGAAACCCCCAGGAAGGCGATTGCAAAAATCCACGAACGTCACCAGGACAGACTAGACAATTTTTCAGTTGTCGACAAAGTGACGACAACTGACGGAAAGGCCTATGAAACCTATCTCTACTCCGCCAAAGGTGTCTACGAAATCTGTCGCTGGAGCCGCCAACCCAAGGCCGATGCGTTTATGGACTGGGTGTGGGACGTAGTTGAAAAGTTGAGAACCAAACAAGCCCAACTGGTGGACAATTCTCAGGCCCAAGAGCTGGCGGCAAAAATCCTTCTCCGGGCGGTCGAGACCATGATGTCTGCAAAGTTTGAAGAGGTAGACCGCAGGCTGGCCGTTCTGGAACAATCAAGCGTGCAATCTCACCCAGGGGCACCAGAGGAAAGGGCCCTAGAAACAAATGAACTAGACCTTGCAACCTTAGAGCTGCGGCACGTCTTTAACGTCGCTAAGGCTTGCAAGCAATCGTTCTACCCGCACAGCGTACGGCCTGGTTGGGAATATGTTGGCCGCTGGGATACTGGCCGCTGGAAATACATCGGGTTCCTGCCCCACTGGATTAGGGAGTTGATTAGCAGTGGCGGTAACGATCCAGATGAGATCCTGCGAGCTTGGCGGGATAGAGGCTGGTTAAAAATTGACAAAGACCGCCAGAAGCGGTTAACCAGGACCGTTAGAGTGGGCAAGCTTGGCCATAAGAAAATGGTTGTTGTTAAGCGGAGCGCCATCGAAAAGGCTCTAAAGGCCACACAACAAGGGGGTTGA